One genomic window of Halorhabdus sp. CBA1104 includes the following:
- a CDS encoding DNA methyltransferase, giving the protein METDHAVRVGDARELSLPTESVALVVTSPPYPMIDMWDDVFSSLDPDIEAALAAADGEAAFEAMHDVLEAVWTELARVLVPGGIAAINVGDATRTLDRFRQYPNTAEITRRMAALGFDPLPDIVWRKPANSAAKFMGSGMVPPNAYPTLEHESILLFRKGSRRSFPPGDETRYESAYFWEERNRWFSDLWEVRGTAQDLDAGLRDRSGAFPLAIPLRLIRMFSVRGDTVLDPFWGTGTTTLAALLAARNSVGYEIDAELRAAFDQRVAAVPERSRDRARERLARHREWVAEQGEGGADLAYENDHYETPVRTKQERKLRLYAVEDIQETDDGYAATHAPIQEVS; this is encoded by the coding sequence ATGGAGACCGACCACGCCGTCCGCGTCGGCGACGCCCGCGAGTTATCGCTGCCTACAGAGTCGGTAGCACTCGTCGTCACCTCGCCCCCGTACCCGATGATCGACATGTGGGACGACGTGTTCAGCAGTCTCGACCCGGATATTGAGGCCGCACTGGCGGCAGCAGATGGTGAGGCGGCCTTCGAGGCGATGCACGACGTCCTCGAAGCCGTCTGGACTGAATTGGCTCGCGTCCTCGTGCCCGGTGGTATCGCCGCGATCAACGTTGGTGATGCTACCCGGACGCTGGATCGGTTCCGGCAGTACCCCAATACGGCCGAGATCACGCGCCGGATGGCCGCCCTGGGATTCGACCCGCTGCCGGATATTGTCTGGCGCAAACCGGCCAACAGCGCCGCGAAGTTTATGGGCTCGGGGATGGTCCCGCCAAACGCCTACCCGACCCTCGAACACGAGTCGATCCTCCTCTTTCGGAAGGGGTCTCGTCGGTCGTTCCCACCCGGCGACGAGACGCGCTATGAGAGTGCGTACTTCTGGGAGGAACGCAATCGCTGGTTCTCGGATCTCTGGGAGGTTCGAGGGACGGCCCAGGACCTCGATGCCGGACTCCGTGACCGTTCGGGGGCGTTCCCGCTCGCGATCCCGCTCCGACTCATTCGCATGTTCTCCGTCCGGGGCGACACCGTTCTGGATCCGTTCTGGGGGACTGGCACGACGACGCTGGCGGCGCTGCTCGCTGCCCGCAACTCCGTGGGCTACGAGATCGATGCCGAGCTGCGGGCGGCTTTCGACCAGCGGGTGGCGGCCGTTCCCGAGCGTTCGCGGGACCGAGCACGCGAGCGACTGGCCCGCCACCGCGAGTGGGTGGCCGAGCAGGGCGAGGGCGGCGCGGATCTGGCCTACGAGAACGACCACTACGAGACGCCCGTCCGGACGAAACAGGAGCGAAAGCTCCGGCTGTACGCCGTCGAGGATATCCAGGAGACCGACGATGGGTACGCCGCGACCCATGCCCCGATCCAGGAGGTCTCATGA
- a CDS encoding methyl-accepting chemotaxis protein → MASDSGTADADVDLSGSAADLGGSIDELLRTSESVSQSSQQISDLATEQSENMQEVAGEVSNLSATVQEVASSANEVKAVSQQASQLADQGRDVADDAISAMEAVDDANKDVSTDVKQLRERIDEIDEIVEVINEIADQTNMLALNASIEAARAGEAGEGFAVVANEVKSLAEESQQNATEIETMVADIKAETESTVGSIEEANEQVEAGIEQVGETVDILQKIDQAVTEAAEGAQEVAEATDDQAASTEQVASMVDRTAETAEEVADEIEQVAAANEQQAAKVNELQSMLDRA, encoded by the coding sequence CTCGGTGGGTCGATCGACGAACTCCTTCGGACTTCTGAGAGTGTCTCCCAGAGTTCCCAGCAGATCAGTGACCTGGCTACGGAACAATCGGAGAACATGCAAGAAGTCGCGGGAGAAGTGTCGAACCTCTCGGCGACGGTTCAGGAAGTCGCTTCCAGCGCAAACGAAGTCAAGGCCGTCAGCCAGCAGGCTAGCCAACTTGCCGACCAGGGTCGGGACGTTGCAGACGACGCGATCAGCGCGATGGAAGCCGTCGACGATGCAAACAAGGACGTCTCGACTGACGTCAAACAGCTGCGTGAGCGCATCGACGAGATCGACGAGATCGTCGAGGTAATCAACGAGATCGCCGACCAGACGAATATGCTCGCGCTGAACGCCTCGATCGAGGCGGCCCGCGCTGGAGAGGCCGGCGAAGGCTTCGCTGTCGTCGCAAACGAGGTCAAGAGCCTCGCCGAGGAGTCCCAGCAGAACGCGACCGAGATCGAGACGATGGTCGCGGATATCAAAGCCGAGACCGAGAGCACTGTCGGGAGCATCGAGGAGGCAAACGAACAAGTCGAGGCCGGCATCGAGCAGGTCGGTGAAACGGTCGATATCCTCCAGAAGATCGACCAGGCAGTCACGGAAGCCGCCGAAGGCGCCCAGGAGGTCGCCGAGGCGACTGACGATCAGGCCGCCTCGACCGAACAGGTCGCCTCGATGGTCGACCGGACCGCCGAGACTGCCGAGGAAGTCGCCGACGAGATCGAACAGGTCGCGGCCGCCAACGAGCAACAGGCTGCGAAGGTAAACGAGCTGCAGTCGATGCTCGATCGCGCCTGA